The Arachis ipaensis cultivar K30076 chromosome B03, Araip1.1, whole genome shotgun sequence region ATAGCTAATTCCCGGTGCTAGAATGCGTTTCCGCAATTCGCGCCTGCAAAACCACGctttatcattcttattattttcttGATCATACTGGTAAATGAGGgtttgattttcttttttcttcttctaattcTGGAGGTTGTTATAATCTATTGCGTTCTACTCATGCTTCACTTCAACATTTTACTCACCTTCCAAGAAAATGGGAAAAGGAATGCGTAGTTGTCATTTGTTATGTACAATCCGGATTTTGTGCCAGTAGCAACTTTAGAAGTAGTTAACTGTTGATTTTCGATGTTGAATACTTGAATTTCGAGTATGTAGAATAAAGACTAGTTCTTGGCTgatcaaatatatatattttttaatatttggtTTTCAAGGATAGAGGATGCCCTGATCTTTTTCATGGAGACCAAAGAACTTACTGGTGTTGCACCGAAGAAGGCAATTGTTACGCCTAAAACTATAATACACCAAAAATTTGGCACTAAGGCTTGCTACACTATAGAGGAAGTTAAGGAGTCTGATGAAAATGATTGTCCTGGATTAAGTATACCACAGAAAAGACCCTGCGTTTATCGTTGCTCCTTGCAACTTCCAGAACTTCTTGTGGTGTCAGGGATCTTTAAGAAAAAGAAGGATGCAGAGCAATCTGCAGCAGAGTTGGCCATACAGAAGGTATCACTTAGTTCCAGTTAGTGTGCAAAATATAGAATTTCAATAAATAATTGTGCTTTTCTCATTTTTAAGTTATTGGAAATGTCAATGCCAAACACTCTTGAGATCGTTTTTGCCTTTTTAGGATTGTAGTAAGATGTTATGATGCTATAATAGACATTTTCTAACTGTGTGTTTATCTATATTCTTCTCGATTTGTCATGTCCAGGTGCCAGGTGGTTTAAACTAGAATGTTATTTGTAAGAATTTTGATAGATGAGTGTCTTTAACTGGACCCTGGAAtatttctttcattatttttgacAATGTATTGTAATAGAGATTTAGAGGTATTATCATTGTTTCTTTCATATGATATTCTCTTGAAAATACTATGGATAGGACATGAATGATTTCCTAATACTTATTTTGAAGCTACAATTTATTTGAATCTATTCTTTGTATTGAGCTAGTATCGGCTATTTTATTCTTTTACCTTTGTACTGAAGGATTGTGGCAGTTTAACTTTCACAACTGTCAATTGCTCTACTGCAGCTTGGCATCCGTGTTGATACCGATGACCCCACTCCAGAAGAAGCATGGGACAGCATTGTTGCTcgaattaactatttgttttcgGAAAATGTAGGTAATCTATTTGAATTTTGAGCATTTTTAAGCATGAATTCATGCTCATACCTACTTTTAATTATGAAAAATAATTATGGTCATCACTGTGGTCACTTCAGTTTTTTGCATTGAATTACTTTTGGTTtatttagttgcatttttttaacAGCCAATTGATCaaccttatttatttgtttattattttattaatttctttttgtttttttcatttAGAGGTTCTAATTTCTTGAGAATTCAAGTTATTGAATATTTACGTTTATTGTAGTGAACTGTGAAGAATTTTGTATGCTATTTCTATATGTATTCATTGCCCTCTATCCGTATAAAGCTTAAGACCTTGAAATTTTAAAATGTAAAATGGATGGTGAAATAGAACGTTCTTTTCTTACATCCTTTCCTTACCAAATTGCTTATTTCAAGTAAAAAAATCTTTTAGGATGGATCTTATCTCCAAAAGTTTTTGTAATTGTCTATTCTTTAATTTCTACTTTATTTATGGCCAATTTTGTCTCATCGCTTGGTTAACTTTTGGTAAGATTTTTACAATTATTTTGGTTGGCCATCATGATGAAAATTAGACAAAAGAAACTATCAGCGATTTTCATTTCATTCTGACGCCCTTCTTTGTCATCTGACACTTATACAGTTTCTTTCATCTCTCCACCCGCTCAGTGGTCACATGGGAGCAATTTTACAGAGGAAAGGTGATCTTTGTGGATCACTTCCTGTTTCTGTCCTTGCTGTCTATGATGCAAAGCTTGGTAGCTTGTGTAAATATATTGATCCTGAGGTGGAGTCGAATCCATTTTTGGTTATGTCATACATAATCAAGGCCACTACAAAGTTATCTGGATTTATTGCTACTGCTGAACAACATCCCTGGATTAGAAAGCAAAGTCCATATCCTGAAGATATTGTAGATTCATTATTGAAACAAGACGGTTTGCAAGAACCCATTCAGGTTGCTGCTGTACGCATTCCTAGTTCAGAGGAAAAATCTGTTGAAGCAGTGACTCTTCATATTTCCTCAAAAGAGTACTATCTTAATATAATTGCAAATGAACTTGGTCTTGAAGATGCCTCCAATGTTTTGATTTCAAGGTGAAATGTAATTGAAAGGTGCATATCATAATTTAGATGGTTGCTTTCTAATATATTATTGACTTGACAGGAATTTGGGTAAAGCTTCTTCCGAGACAAGGCTGTTCTTTGCTGctccaaaatcttatatactGGATCCATCTTCTAAATTGCCAAATGGAAAAGATGGCCTTCATCTTGATGGACCTTCAAATTTAAGGGCAAGTTACTTGTCTGGTCATGATATAGCTGGTGATGCAATATTAGCATCTATTGGATATACGTGGAAATGTAGAGATCTTTTCTATGAAGATGTAGCAGTTCAGTCATATTACAGGTCTCTTTAAATTCACATCATTTAGTGAATTGTTTAACTGAAGTGCCTGAAGTAATTTTTttccccttcttcttctcctccaacCCCCCTTATtcacataatgcaatggatcttTATCTTGTATAAGTTACTTAGTTTCTTTGGTTGTGGAGGGTGAGAATATTAAAAAAGGTGAAATTCTTTTTCCTTTGTATGTCTTTATCACATATCTTATAACTTGAAACTATATCCATAAGGATTTCTACATATCCTAGCATAATGCTTAAAATGCCTATAATTGTGTCTACCTTTATATGCATTCCCACAAACTTAGTGCACATCATTCTGTCTAATTAATATAGGCTCTAGGTGGccagtttattttcttgtttccGATTCAGGGTTAACATGTGGACAATGGCGATAACCATTTTGTTTCCCTTTTGTTGGTCACATGAAATCTGTGTCAATTTTTTGTTTGATAAATATCCTTTGTCATGTTTCTTGTACAAGTTTACCCAAGCTTGCATCGATTAATGATTCCTCGATTATATACAGGATGCTTATAGGAAAGACCCCAGGTGGGATTTATAAACTATCCAGAGAGGCTTTGCTCGCATCAGAGTTACCTTCAAGGTTCACCACAAGAGCAAATTGGAGGGGTTCGTTTCCCAGGGATATACTTTGTAATTTTTGCCGTCAGCACCGTCTATCTGAACCTCTATTCTCCATTATAAGCCATGCTTCAAAAGAACCAACTGAATCGTGTGGATCAAATTTGAAAGTTGCAGACCTGGGCAGAGATGTGATTGGATGTGTCAATGGGGCCCCTACAACTTCAAGACCAATGCAATCAGATACAGAGATGTTTCAGTGTGAAGTAAAATTACTTTCTAGGTGTGAGAATTTGATAATTAAGTGTTTCCCAAAGGATTGTTTTAAAAAGCAGAATGATGCCATTCAGAATGCTTCATTGAAACTTCTAGTGTGGCTGAACAATAATTTTAATAATACAGTTGTTCCATTTGAACCACTTTATGAGACTGCTGACATCTTCGGCATCCAGATTTTTTCTGAGAACTTTTTCAGAGAGATTTCACACTAtcattcaattcaaaattgtCAGCAGCTTAATCAATCACTGGGTATAAATTCATCATGTACCACGCCAGTAAAAGGAGTGTGCTTGTTAAAGATTGAAGGTCCAGACTCTGGTGTCTGTCCATGCAATGGATCTTTATCTTGTATAAGTTACTCAGTTTCTTTGGTTGTGGAGGGTGAGAATATTAAAAAAGTTATTGAAGtcacaaacaactttgagtttgaGGTGGGAGTCGGTGCTGTAATTTCCTATGTGGAGGAGGTTGTGATGCAAATGTCTGTTGGTCAGTCTGCTTACTTCACTACAAGCATATTCACTTCTGATTTGATTTTTGCTTCAGCAAGTGATTCAGTCGAAATGCAGTCCTTGTTATCTTCTAGTGAGTTACTTTCTCTTGTGAATCATGTTTGTTGAATGTTGATCAGCTTGTAATAAATTTCTGCTGATATTCTTGTTTATCAGAAGGCTGCTGCTTAGAATATGAAATAAATTTGACCAAGGTAGCAGAGCCTTTGGAGGAAAGGATGGAACAGGCTCTTTTTAACCCTTCACTTTCAAAGCAACGGGTGGAATTTGCAGTTCGACACATTATAGAATCCCATGCTACTACTTTGGTAAGGAAAATCTTGTCTGCACTGTTTTCTTATGTTAACCTGAGTTGTTAATTTGACGTTCAAGGGGACATTGCAGATTGATTTTGGATGTGGATCTGGAAGCTTGTTGGAAGCATTGTTGAAGTATCAAACTTCTTTGGAGAAAATTGTCGGTGTTGATATTTCACCGAAGGGTCTGACCCGTGCTGCAAAGGTCACAAGCAATTTCAtatatcaaacttatttttgtgTAGAGTACCTgggtttttttcttatttctatgtACAAGAAagaaatggtttttttttttttgtcatttttaaaaGTTATGGTACCATGAGACTTGTCTGCACATGATCACATATCCTGAAGTGAGAAAATATATGTTGTTCACATTTCTTCACCTATCCTatgttcatatttgttcttgtaACTTTTTTTCAGAATAGAGAATATATTATCATTTTCATCATTTTTAGAGAACTATTACCAACTATATGTTGGTCCAAATGGAAAGGGCTTGGTTTCGTTAAGCATGAGTTTTTGGTTCCCATATGGAAATTTATGTGTATGGAAGGGGAGGGGAGTTCTTGCTTAGATGTGTTTCTCATCTGATGCCTAATGGATGAGGCGATACcctaggattttttatttttctcttttgaatAGAAACAACCAGATGCTCCTTTTTTGTAGATGGAAATATTTTAATATTGGAGGGTGATGTTTTTGGCATAAAGTTGTTGACTTCGTCTTCTGTCCAGTATGGAAATATTGTTTATGCAATTGAATTTTACGTTGGATGCTAAGTTAATCAATATGATCTTGAAGGGTATTCTGTGTAAAGCAAAATAGAATTAGGATTTTGTCTGTGTATAATGTGAATTCTATTAGTAAAACACTGTTTGGATTTTGTGTGTCTGCAGGTACTTCATTCGAAGTTGGTCACAAACTCAGACAGTGGTGTGCAGTTGACAAGTATCAAATCATTAATTCTCTATGAAGGTTCAATTACAAAATTTGGTTCCAGGTTGCAAGGATTTGATATTGGCACTTGTTTGGAGGTACTTGGTCTGCTATAGCTATATTCCACTATTGCCGACTTCATGTTTTTTATTTGGGTATATGTAAGGTCTGTCTTGTTACAGAAGGGGAGTCCTAGTTCAAGTTCTATAGAATAGGTTTTTAGTGTATACTACTCGAagctttttatatattttttgtcttgCCCTTAGCTGCGCCAGATTATTTGCTCATGCAGCATTATTCAGATTATTCTCTATGTAGGTGATAGAGCATATGGATGAAGATGAAGCATGCCTATTCGGGGATGTGGCATTGAGTTTTTTTTGTCCAAGGATTCTCATTGTTTCTACGCCAAATTATGAGTACAATGTGGTGCTCCAGAGATCCAATCTGGCAGCCCAAGAGCAATATGAGGAATCGGGTGAGAAAACCCTGTTACAATCATGTAAATTTCGCAACCATGACCACAAATTTGAGTGGACCAGAGAACAGTTCCAAAAATGGGCATCCGGCTTGGCTGCACAGCACAACTACAATGTGGAGATTAGTGGAGTTGGTGGTTCTGCTGATATTGAACCTGGTTTTGCGTCCCAAATTGCAGTCTTTAAAAGAGAATGGAGTCTTGAAGATGGCTTGCTCAAGGATGCTGATATGGATCACCATTATAATAAAATATGGGAATGGGTATGCCATAGGAAGAACAAATAATTGTTTAGACTGAATTGTACAGTTCTTTTAGGTACTCAAGAATCCTGTTTTAGTGAAGTAGAGAAACAACAGAATGATTTTTGGAGAAGGGCAGGGCGGTTAAGAGCTTTTAAAGAAGGGCAGATTTTATTGGATCATTTCTACAATTCCTTTATGAGATATTCTTGGGAAATGAATATAATAAAAGGTTACCCTGCTAGATTTAAGGAAATTTAAGGCTGACAATACTAGAATTGAAGGAAAAGACATGCCACTTAATCATGATTAAATCTGATTTAGACAATGACTCGGGCTatgattatttttcttttacttagcGATAAAAGCAATTAAAAATACTAGAGTTTGTATTGTTTGTACATTGTATATCTCGACTGTAATATTAAGCCGttcaaattcataatcaaattctAATTATGATATATACATAGTCAAGTAAATATAAATTTGAATATAATATGAATCTCGTCTTTGCACCATCAGACCATCCTTCAAAATGACTGAAACAAACTTATCGATTTCATGATAAATATGCTTTttataaatacataaataaataaatctcaaatgaatgaataaatatgaatttgaagaaaaataaatgagtagTATATTTCACTAAATAGTAAATTCTAAACATGATACTAGTTGTGAGATCTCTTCTGAACAAAAATGAGCAATCATAGTATTTAGCTTGAGGCTAGCCCAATAATTCAAGTCACcaagtgaaattttttttttttttggtatttccAAGTGAAATCTTTTACCTACCAAACTTCTGTTCTGTACTTCTAAGCTCTAACTCTTTTTCTCGTTTTGTActgcttttttttttcagtttttggcCCAACGTGGTTTCTCGTTTAATTTTGGTGAGCCCACAACCACATCTGGGCCAACGCGGCGGCGACGGCGCGTGACAAAACAACACCACACTAACCGTAGAAGAAGAAAACCTCTCTCTAACCGTTCTTCATTCCATTGCACTCACAGCGTTCGTGTTAGAAGATACTATTAAGTATTAACTAACAAGTAACAACAGTCAAGCGCTTCTCTTTAATTATCGGAGGAGTACACGTATCCGTATCCGTATCCGTATCCGTATTCCATTTCCACGTCGTTGACCAGTACAGCAGTAGCTGCAACTGTATTTAGGTGAAGATGAAGTCGTATAGGTTGTCGGAGCTGAGTGATTCTGAGCTTCAAGGTCTCAAAGCTCGCCCTCGTATCGATTTCTCTTCCGTTTTCTCTGTGGTCAGTGTTCTCTCTTCAATCCTCCCCTGTTCTTCAGTGCATCCTTATTTTCACATTCTCGCGCTTTGCAAATTCGCAGGTAAACCCCATTGTTGATGACGTTCGCACAAGAGGCGATGCTGCTGTTAAAGAGTTTGTGCttctctatttttatttgttttttttatggCTTAAGATTTTAGTCATGATGCATCAAAACTTGAACCTTTTGTTTTTTCCGGGTAGGTATACTTTGAAATTTGAGAAGGCTAAATTGGATAAGGTAGTTGAAATTGTGTCGGAGCTGCCTGATCCAGTGGTAGgttttctttgtttatttctcttgaattgaaattgaaattctgcaactAATTTTCTGGTTTGAGTGATTAAGAGTCAGCTTTTTCTGTTGTTTAACTTCATGTGGTTCTATGGGAGTACAGCTTGATGGAGCTGTTAAGGAAGCTTTTGATGTGGCCTACAACAATATATATGCATTCCATGCTGCTCAGAAGACACCTGAGAGAATTGTTGAGAACATGAAAGTATGTATGCCATTCCAATTCTTATTCTTACTTTGGATCATCCATGTTTTATTAAGTCAATTTTTTTAAACAgttgaaaataaattatttaaagataTGTTAAGTGGTGTCCTTTTTTTAGAAAAGGCTAGATATTCCTAGAAAGATTAAATACAGAATACAAAATACGTGGAAGATTTATTTTGGTTCTAGTCAGATGTGCATAACTGCCCCTGATTTTTGGATTTTCACCATTATGTTTGTGCCAAGTCCTTTGATTTTGTAATTATGCTTATGTGTTTGTTCATTCTTGGGGTGTTACACCAATATTTTTGTTTTGAGTCTTCTGAAAATACCAGGGAGTTCAATGCAAGCGAGTTGCAAGAAGTATTAATTCTGTGGGTCTTTATGTTCCAGGAGGAACTGCTGTATTACCATCAACAGCTTTGATGCTTTCTGTTGTAAGTGAATAGTTATTTCATTAGTTCTTGATATCATGTCCTATCCTATAACCGCATCATCATCGTTGATGTTTAATTGTTTTTGCTATCAGCCTGCACATATTGCTGGATGTAAAACTATTGTTCTTGCAACTCCTCCATCTCAGGATGGCACTATATGCAAGGTACTTTTCCATATTGTACAAGAAGTATAATTGTgtggttagtttttttttttaatattttagaaatattttttgcAGGAGGTACTGTATTGCGCAAAGAAAGCTGGGGTAACTCATATCCTCAAAGCTGGAGGAGCTCAGGTTTGAAAGATGATAACATAACCGCTTTTGTGTCTGCCTGTCTGGTTATGTGATTCTAGTCTAATCATTTAGCTGTTTGTATATGCGTTTATATTATAATTTCTTTAAtgaagcaatcataaatatgacaTTCGTCTTCATTACAGGCTATAGCTGCCATGGCTTGGGGAACTGAAACTTGTCCCAAGGTGGATTTTCTAAGTGTTGTTTGTTTCATTAGATTTTCTATTCAGATTATTGTTTGTAGTTATTGGACTGAGCTTTGCTTCTTTCAATTAATATTACTCATGTTATCCTATGTGCAATTGATTCATCTATTGCCTCTATCGTAATCTATATCAgcctttcaaaaataaataaataaacaaataaacaaacctATATCAGTGCAAGTTCATTATTACTTATTAGATATGACAAATTTTATTATGAATTTGTGACAACGCTTTTGCAGGTTGAGAAAATTTTTGGCCCTGGAAATCAATACGTCACAGCTGCAAAAATGATACTTCAAGTAACGAATCAATTTGTTTATGCATTGCATTTCAAGCAACATATTGTAGTAACGAATCAATTTGTATATGCATTGCATTTCAAGCAACATATTGTAGTATCTCCCGCTGTGTTACTATTTAATCATAAAATCTTCTGCAGAACAGTGAAGCCATGGTTGCAATTGACATGCCAGCTGGTCCATCAGAAGTTTTGGTCATTGCGGATAAGCATGCGATTCCTCGTCATGTAGCTGCTGATCTACTTTCCCAGGTTTGATGAGTTTTAAAATGATTCTACTTGCATAATTGCATTTAGAAAATGTTTACATTCATAGCAGTGAATAACTACTATTATTTCAATATGGCACTTAAAATTTTCAGGCTGAACATGGCCCTGATAGTCAAGTAGTTCTTGTGATTGCTGGTGAAGGTGTGAATGTGAACGGCGTAGAGGAAGAACTCAACAAGCAGTGCCGGAGTCTTCCAAGAGGAGAGTTTGCTGCTAAAGCCCTCACCCACAGTTTTATAGTTTATGCACGTGATGTGCTCGAGGTCATGATCATATCTTTCTTTGTACCAAATGCCGTTAATTCTTTTTCTCAGGAAGTTACTTTTTTTTCCCACCGAATTCCTAGTTTCCTGAAGCTAATCATGTCTCAATTCATCAACATCATAACATCTACATTGGGGTTTCCAAACTAAAAGTTGTTTTTTCATCTCCACTCTCCAGTCAATAAATTTCTCAAACCTATATGCACCAGAACATCTAATTGTCAATGTGGAGGATGCAGAGAAGTGGGAGGGTTTTATTGAGAATGCAGGTATGACTTTTGTAGCTTGGCATATTCACTTTTTACCTATAAAAATCTTGTGTGTACTTAAACTGAAACTGGATGCAAAcacttttaaaagaaaaataaaacttgCTAAGACCCAATTCAGACAAACCAAAAGCAGATACATTGTTGCCGTTTTCTTGAACTTTGATGTATGATGACAATTTTACATTTCTAACGATTGTCTCTACACTACAGGTTCTGTCTTCTTAGGGCCGTGGTCACCAGAGAGTGTTGGTGACTATGCAAGCGGGACAAACCATGTGCTTCCTACTTATGGATATGCAAGGATGTACGGTGGTGTTTCATTGGATTCTTTCCTCAAGTACATTACAGTGCAATCTCTAACAGAGGAAGGCTTGAGAAAACTTGGGCCTTATGTGGCAACCATGGCTGAAGTTGAAGGTCTGGATGCTCACAAGCGAGCAGTTACCCTAAGGCTTGAAGACATAGAAGCAAGGTTTCAAGTTTCAACTTGAGGTGATACCTCAATTTGTTACACACGATATATGTTATGTAAGTCTACACCTAACTTTTTGATCACTCATGGCTAAGTAGTTGCCATTTTGATGTAGTAATTTGAATTGTTTTCATCAGCATTTGTTTTCTTGTTTAAGTCCAATGTAACAATATAATTGTTTTTCATGAacatttgttttctttttcttttcctttttatttttttattttttagagccAATATCATGGTCTGATCTTCATATAATTAACTCTGCATAACGTTAAAGCACTGGTGTTGGTTGTTGCTAGCTGTGACATAGTTGACTTCACTACTTAAGTGCTGGTCTTTTTCCTCTCTTATTGTCTagataaacatgaaaattaaccAGCAGCTATTATATTACTTAATCAAAAACCAGAAGTTCAAGTAAAATGTAAGGAAAAATGCTGAAAGTCGAACTTAGATTCTTATTTGGGTGGAAAAATGGGGACCCATCTGAATCTACTATTCTACTTTGTCTACTGCTGTCATCATCTCAACTAGAACGTAACAACTATGCATGAAATATCATCACAGCTCCCTAGAGACTTGGCTTCTTTAACCAACTTCTTAGCTGCTTTCTTAGCATCATCAACATCATCTTTGATACAGTCACAAGCATCCTGATTTGTCATCACCTGCATCAGAGGAAAGGATACTTTATGCATTCTCTTCCCCATCATAAATCTCAGTAGTTATAAGAATTCACTCATACCTTCCACAAACCATCACTTGCCAAAATGATGAAGTCAGTGTCATCATCAATCTTCCGAATCATCACATCTGGCTCAGCAGTAATGTGCTCCTTCAGTTTTCCATCTCCAAATGCTCTTGTCATTGCTAATTGGCCATCTACTCTTGGAATAGATCCTAAT contains the following coding sequences:
- the LOC107631547 gene encoding small RNA 2'-O-methyltransferase isoform X2, which codes for METKELTGVAPKKAIVTPKTIIHQKFGTKACYTIEEVKESDENDCPGLSIPQKRPCVYRCSLQLPELLVVSGIFKKKKDAEQSAAELAIQKLGIRVDTDDPTPEEAWDSIVARINYLFSENFLSSLHPLSGHMGAILQRKGDLCGSLPVSVLAVYDAKLGSLCKYIDPEVESNPFLVMSYIIKATTKLSGFIATAEQHPWIRKQSPYPEDIVDSLLKQDGLQEPIQVAAVRIPSSEEKSVEAVTLHISSKEYYLNIIANELGLEDASNVLISRNLGKASSETRLFFAAPKSYILDPSSKLPNGKDGLHLDGPSNLRASYLSGHDIAGDAILASIGYTWKCRDLFYEDVAVQSYYRMLIGKTPGGIYKLSREALLASELPSRFTTRANWRGSFPRDILCNFCRQHRLSEPLFSIISHASKEPTESCGSNLKVADLGRDVIGCVNGAPTTSRPMQSDTEMFQCEVKLLSRCENLIIKCFPKDCFKKQNDAIQNASLKLLVWLNNNFNNTVVPFEPLYETADIFGIQIFSENFFREISHYHSIQNCQQLNQSLGINSSCTTPVKGVCLLKIEGPDSGVCPCNGSLSCISYSVSLVVEGENIKKVIEVTNNFEFEVGVGAVISYVEEVVMQMSVGQSAYFTTSIFTSDLIFASASDSVEMQSLLSSSCCLEYEINLTKVAEPLEERMEQALFNPSLSKQRVEFAVRHIIESHATTLIDFGCGSGSLLEALLKYQTSLEKIVGVDISPKGLTRAAKVLHSKLVTNSDSGVQLTSIKSLILYEGSITKFGSRLQGFDIGTCLEVIEHMDEDEACLFGDVALSFFCPRILIVSTPNYEYNVVLQRSNLAAQEQYEESGEKTLLQSCKFRNHDHKFEWTREQFQKWASGLAAQHNYNVEISGVGGSADIEPGFASQIAVFKREWSLEDGLLKDADMDHHYNKIWEWVCHRKNK
- the LOC107631544 gene encoding histidinol dehydrogenase, chloroplastic — encoded protein: MKSYRLSELSDSELQGLKARPRIDFSSVFSVVNPIVDDVRTRGDAAVKEYTLKFEKAKLDKVVEIVSELPDPVLDGAVKEAFDVAYNNIYAFHAAQKTPERIVENMKGVQCKRVARSINSVGLYVPGGTAVLPSTALMLSVPAHIAGCKTIVLATPPSQDGTICKEVLYCAKKAGVTHILKAGGAQAIAAMAWGTETCPKVEKIFGPGNQYVTAAKMILQNSEAMVAIDMPAGPSEVLVIADKHAIPRHVAADLLSQAEHGPDSQVVLVIAGEGVNVNGVEEELNKQCRSLPRGEFAAKALTHSFIVYARDVLESINFSNLYAPEHLIVNVEDAEKWEGFIENAGSVFLGPWSPESVGDYASGTNHVLPTYGYARMYGGVSLDSFLKYITVQSLTEEGLRKLGPYVATMAEVEGLDAHKRAVTLRLEDIEARFQVST
- the LOC107631547 gene encoding small RNA 2'-O-methyltransferase isoform X4, with the translated sequence METKELTGVAPKKAIVTPKTIIHQKFGTKACYTIEEVKESDENDCPGLSIPQKRPCVYRCSLQLPELLVVSGIFKKKKDAEQSAAELAIQKLGIRVDTDDPTPEEAWDSIVARINYLFSENFLSSLHPLSGHMGAILQRKGDLCGSLPVSVLAVYDAKLGSLCKYIDPEVESNPFLVMSYIIKATTKLSGFIATAEQHPWIRKQSPYPEDIVDSLLKQDGLQEPIQVAAVRIPSSEEKSVEAVTLHISSKEYYLNIIANELGLEDASNVLISRNLGKASSETRLFFAAPKSYILDPSSKLPNGKDGLHLDGPSNLRASYLSGHDIAGDAILASIGYTWKCRDLFYEDVAVQSYYRMLIGKTPGGIYKLSREALLASELPSRFTTRANWRGSFPRDILCNFCRQHRLSEPLFSIISHASKEPTESCGSNLKVADLGRDVIGCVNGAPTTSRPMQSDTEMFQCEVKLLSRCENLIIKCFPKDCFKKQNDAIQNASLKLLVWLNNNFNNTVVPFEPLYETADIFGIQIFSENFFREISHYHSIQNCQQLNQSLGINSSCTTPVKGVCLLKIEGPDSGVCPCNGSLSCISYSVSLVVEGENIKKVIEVTNNFEFEVGVGAVISYVEEVVMQMSVGQSAYFTTSIFTSDLIFASASDSVEMQSLLSSKGCCLEYEINLTKVAEPLEERMEQALFNPSLSKQRVEFAVRHIIESHATTLIDFGCGSGSLLEALLKYQTSLEKIVGVDISPKGLTRAAKVLHSKLVTNSDSGVQLTSIKSLILYEGSITKFGSRLQGFDIGTCLEIILYVGDRAYG
- the LOC107631547 gene encoding small RNA 2'-O-methyltransferase isoform X1, with amino-acid sequence METKELTGVAPKKAIVTPKTIIHQKFGTKACYTIEEVKESDENDCPGLSIPQKRPCVYRCSLQLPELLVVSGIFKKKKDAEQSAAELAIQKLGIRVDTDDPTPEEAWDSIVARINYLFSENFLSSLHPLSGHMGAILQRKGDLCGSLPVSVLAVYDAKLGSLCKYIDPEVESNPFLVMSYIIKATTKLSGFIATAEQHPWIRKQSPYPEDIVDSLLKQDGLQEPIQVAAVRIPSSEEKSVEAVTLHISSKEYYLNIIANELGLEDASNVLISRNLGKASSETRLFFAAPKSYILDPSSKLPNGKDGLHLDGPSNLRASYLSGHDIAGDAILASIGYTWKCRDLFYEDVAVQSYYRMLIGKTPGGIYKLSREALLASELPSRFTTRANWRGSFPRDILCNFCRQHRLSEPLFSIISHASKEPTESCGSNLKVADLGRDVIGCVNGAPTTSRPMQSDTEMFQCEVKLLSRCENLIIKCFPKDCFKKQNDAIQNASLKLLVWLNNNFNNTVVPFEPLYETADIFGIQIFSENFFREISHYHSIQNCQQLNQSLGINSSCTTPVKGVCLLKIEGPDSGVCPCNGSLSCISYSVSLVVEGENIKKVIEVTNNFEFEVGVGAVISYVEEVVMQMSVGQSAYFTTSIFTSDLIFASASDSVEMQSLLSSKGCCLEYEINLTKVAEPLEERMEQALFNPSLSKQRVEFAVRHIIESHATTLIDFGCGSGSLLEALLKYQTSLEKIVGVDISPKGLTRAAKVLHSKLVTNSDSGVQLTSIKSLILYEGSITKFGSRLQGFDIGTCLEVIEHMDEDEACLFGDVALSFFCPRILIVSTPNYEYNVVLQRSNLAAQEQYEESGEKTLLQSCKFRNHDHKFEWTREQFQKWASGLAAQHNYNVEISGVGGSADIEPGFASQIAVFKREWSLEDGLLKDADMDHHYNKIWEWVCHRKNK
- the LOC107631547 gene encoding small RNA 2'-O-methyltransferase isoform X3; this encodes MGAILQRKGDLCGSLPVSVLAVYDAKLGSLCKYIDPEVESNPFLVMSYIIKATTKLSGFIATAEQHPWIRKQSPYPEDIVDSLLKQDGLQEPIQVAAVRIPSSEEKSVEAVTLHISSKEYYLNIIANELGLEDASNVLISRNLGKASSETRLFFAAPKSYILDPSSKLPNGKDGLHLDGPSNLRASYLSGHDIAGDAILASIGYTWKCRDLFYEDVAVQSYYRMLIGKTPGGIYKLSREALLASELPSRFTTRANWRGSFPRDILCNFCRQHRLSEPLFSIISHASKEPTESCGSNLKVADLGRDVIGCVNGAPTTSRPMQSDTEMFQCEVKLLSRCENLIIKCFPKDCFKKQNDAIQNASLKLLVWLNNNFNNTVVPFEPLYETADIFGIQIFSENFFREISHYHSIQNCQQLNQSLGINSSCTTPVKGVCLLKIEGPDSGVCPCNGSLSCISYSVSLVVEGENIKKVIEVTNNFEFEVGVGAVISYVEEVVMQMSVGQSAYFTTSIFTSDLIFASASDSVEMQSLLSSKGCCLEYEINLTKVAEPLEERMEQALFNPSLSKQRVEFAVRHIIESHATTLIDFGCGSGSLLEALLKYQTSLEKIVGVDISPKGLTRAAKVLHSKLVTNSDSGVQLTSIKSLILYEGSITKFGSRLQGFDIGTCLEVIEHMDEDEACLFGDVALSFFCPRILIVSTPNYEYNVVLQRSNLAAQEQYEESGEKTLLQSCKFRNHDHKFEWTREQFQKWASGLAAQHNYNVEISGVGGSADIEPGFASQIAVFKREWSLEDGLLKDADMDHHYNKIWEWVCHRKNK